The following coding sequences are from one Trichoplusia ni isolate ovarian cell line Hi5 chromosome 15, tn1, whole genome shotgun sequence window:
- the LOC113501577 gene encoding uncharacterized protein LOC113501577: MTSFYKTCAVPMCKSTSITTPQKLFIYVPKNALIRRKWLSLARRHPASLSATSTSYFCEDHFDLPKDMENYVEYTTMGVVSRIRMRPGCLPTKFACQPNRANISTDVCRPVAAKRQRLSLIRECEEEIRAAQPAKAQPIENLNIEVLNQDEDPVQEQLQNTTKFDKAVQICIRAKYRSKTTQTETKSSTKKTSPIKVFSTSVSTSPFKIKQLRPFIKPHQFCSKATVTCNSSNDDKSDSDVSSVYTPPVAPMTKSSSDTSILNEPDFKKEHYRKSMLEYTVERIKKRTLFYIGVPKDCYDLIKIMHEHTGIPEYQILLCLKKIRLDTKFSELSDEFGISKTYVSKIVSENIPKIAEIMRPFIVKLDKTSIKRCLPIAFRKNYYNVTCIIDCLEIEIQKPGKAVNQSLTWSEYKKANTIKYLVSSTPNGLVNYISQGYGGRISDVCLVETCDFLKCLPSGSHVMADRGFKHIEPLLFAIGCKLTRPPSVVSGNKLSKEEVKETKKIASLRIHIERVIRRIREFSFLKSHACVNNNLLGKLDDIIVIACGLINLQNSLINK; the protein is encoded by the exons ATGACCTCGTTTTACAAAACATGTGCAGTGCCAATGTGCAAGAGTACGTCAATAACAACACCACAGAAACTTTTCATATACGTTCCAAAAAATGCACTAATAAGAAGAAAGTGGTTATCACTTGCTAGAAGACACCCAGCATCATTGTCAGCGACAAGCACCagttatttttgtgaagatCACTTTGAT CTTCCGAAAGACATGGAAAACTATGTAGAATACACTACAATGGGTGTAGTATCCCGCATAAGAATGAGACCCGGTTGTTTACCTACAAAGTTTGCTTGCCAACCAAATAGAGCCAACATTTCTACTGATGTCTGTCGCCCAGTCGCTGCAAAAAGGCAAAGACTCTCATTGATAAGGGAATGTGAAGAAGAGATAAGAGCAGCACAACCTGCTAAAGCTCAAccaatagaaaatttaaatattgaagttCTAAATCAAGATGAAG atccAGTCCAAGAACAActacaaaatacaacaaaatttgATAAAGCAGTCCAGATATGCATAAGAGCCAAATATCGAAGTAAAACTACTCAAACTGAGACAAAATCAAGTACGAAGAAAACCTCTCCTATAAAGGTTTTTAGCACATCTGTGTCTACTTctccatttaaaattaaacagttaAGGCCATTTATAAAACCACACCAGTTTTGCTCAAAAGCAACAGTAACATGCAACTCAAGTAATGATGATAAATCTGATAGTGATGTGTCATCTGTATACACACCACCTGTAGCACCTATGACAAAATCTTCTTCGGACacaagtattttaaatgaaccagattttaaaaaagaacattaccGAAAATCTATGTTAGAATATACTGTagagagaataaaaaaaagaacactgTTCTATATTGGTGTACCAAAAGATtgttatgatttaattaaaattatgcatGAGCATACTGGTATTCCTGAATACCAAATAttgttgtgtttaaaaaaaattcgtTTGGACACAAAGTTTTCTGAACTTTCTGATGAGTTTGGAATAAGTAAAACATATGTATCAAAAATAGTATCtgaaaatatacctaaaattgCAGAAATCATGAggccttttattgttaaattagaCAAGACTTCTATCAAAAGATGCTTGCCAATAGCCTTTagaaaaaactattataatgtaaCATGCATTATAGATTGCCTagaaattgaaatacaaaagcCTGGTAAAGCCGTGAATCAATCTCTAACTTGGTCTGAATATAAAAAAGCCAACACCATAAAATACCTTGTTTCTAGTACACCTAATGGGCTAGTGAATTATATTTCACAAGGGTATGGAGGTAGAATAAGTGATGTATGTCTGGTAGAAACTTGTGATTTCCTTAAATGTTTACCTAGTGGGTCACATGTAATGGCAGACAGAGGCTTTAAGCATATAGAACCACTATTATTTGCGATTGGTTGTAAGCTAACAAGGCCACCTAGTGTAGTGTCTGGTAATAAATTATCTAAGGAGGAagtgaaagaaacaaaaaaaattgcaagtcTAAGGATCCACATAGAGAGAGTCATTAGACGCATAAGGGAGTTTTCTTTTCTGAAGTCCCATGCTTGTGTAAACAATAATCTTTTAGGAAAACTTGACGATATTATAGTTATAGCATGTGGCCTCATAAATTTGCAAAactcattaattaataagtaa
- the LOC113501579 gene encoding uncharacterized protein LOC113501579, with translation MESGFIKANSGNLPKIDSLMVANFFATNKDFCAAELRNVKISLSSRESYGDDAVGYVQLKRESNICTVKCRVCPEHKVRAKPYTVTVVVDEKNSIVKSTQCHDCAASAGGCKHGVAFLMWLHRRSEEPSCTEVACYWKKCTLSKVGTTLKYITAAELAKGHASTSSDPHVVEKFVEQLTAKGNSNCELLKYVQNTTNEMEGLSLYHLVQKYKEECGEDFIKKVLGLFTPALLEKIEEVTRDQSSSSLWHELRFGRITASKAYEVKKCKTRDGALISLIMGGTIPETPAIKRGRILENKVRETVEKILKKKIRRCGLFISQKFPMIAGSPDGIGEQFLIEIKCPFNENTIKNYIQNGKPSSKCYDQMQIQMYVCGYKKCFFCIADINFQSNNKVDIISVNYNEEYVETLLQSLLLFWKTNIYPLLYKTTET, from the exons ATGGAGAGTGGTTTCATCAAAGCAAATAGCGGTAATTTACCGAAGATAGATTCTTTGATGGTAGCAAATTTTTTTGCTACAAACAAAGACTTTTGTGCAGCGGAGCTCAGAAACGTGAAAATATCTTT ATCATCAAGAGAATCTTATGGCGATGATGCCGTGGGATACGTACAACTAAAGAGAGAATCTAATATTTGTACTGTGAAGTGTCGTGTGTGCCCAGAGCACAAAGTTCGTGCCAAACCCTACACAGTGACTGTCGTTGTGGATGAAAAAAACAGTATAGTTAAGAGTACACAATGCCACGACTGTGCTGCGTCAGCAGGTGGTTGTAAACATGGAGTGGCATTTTTGATGTGGCTTCATAGAAGAAGCGAAGAACCGTCGTGTACAGAGGTAGCATGCTACTGGAAAAAATGTACGTTATCCAAAGTGGGAACAACTTTAAAGTATATAACAGCAGCCGAATTAGCAAAAGGCCATGCCTCAACCTCATCGGATCCCCATGTTGTTGAAAAATTTGTGGAACAACTAACAGCTAAAGGCAATAGCAACTGCGAGCTgttaaaatatgtacaaaatacCACTAATGAGATGGAAGGTCTGTCTTTGTACCATTTAGTGCAGAAATATAAGGAAGAATGTGGTGAGGACTTTATTAAGAAAGTATTGGGTTTATTTACTCCAGCATTATTAGAAAAAATTGAAGAAGTTACAAGAGACCAGTCCAGCAGCAGCTTATGGCATGAGTTAAGGTTTGGAAGAATAACTGCTTCAAAAGCCTATGAAGTTAAGAAATGCAAGACAAGGGATGGTGCATTAATATCTTTGATAATGGGTGGTACCATTCCTGAGACTCCAGCTATTAAGCGTGGCAggattttagaaaataaagtacgagaaactgttgaaaaaatattaaaaaaaaagatacgaAGATGTGGGCTTTTTATTAGCCAAAAATTTCCTATGATTGCTGGTTCTCCTGATGGTATCGGTGAGCAATTTctgatagaaataaaatgtcctTTCAATGAGAAcactataaaaaattatattcagaATGGGAAACCCTCATCGAAGTGTTATGACCAGATGCAAATCCAAATGTATGTTTGTGGATACAAAAAGTGTTTCTTTTGCATCGCAGATATAAACTTTCAAAGTAATAACAAAGTTGATATAATATcagtaaattataatgaagAGTATGTTGAGACTTTATTGcagtctttattattattttggaagaCAAATATCTACCCGTTACTATATAAAACAACAGAAACGTAG